AGTTCATTGGCAGTTTTTCCTGCTTCATACTCCTTGAGTATGGTCAGAATTTGTGTTTCGTTGAATCGTGTTTTGTTCATCGGTTTAAAATTAGACCCAAAAGTCTAATTTTAAACTGTACTAATTCAGGGGAAGCTTACAACAGACATCGGACATTCGATAATAAACTTGCTTACCAATCTGGCTAAAGCGAATCAATCCTTTGTCTCGGTAATTTTGTGCTGTTCTTTTTGAGATTTTCAGCATACCAACAAACTCTGTATTGCTAACCCATTTGTCGCTAAATGATTGATGCTCCACCTCTATTAATCGATCCTGTATTGCATCCAACTTTTGCATGAGTCTTTTGAAAACCTCAGATTCAATTGTTATAACATTCATTATTTCGAGTTGTATATTATATCTGTAATAATATTTCCATATAATACCACTATGCTCGAAATCAAACTTTGTTGCATAAAAAATTTTACTTTCGTTAAATTATTTTATGAAACAAAAGAGTAAATTTGTATATACTAAGGTTGGATTATCTGAGTTGAGATCGTAGAATGTGATAGGGAGAGGGTGTTTTGTACCCTTATTTGTACCAAAAACAAAAACGCCTCCATAATCTATTGATTATGAAAGCGTGATGTTTGTAGGACGTGATCCCGCTGGGATTTGAACCCAGGACCCCTACATTAAAAGTGTAATGCTCTACCAGCTGAGCTACGGGATCAATTTCGTTTTTAAAAAGGAGCGCAAAGATATAAGCATTTTGGAATTACGGAAAAACTAATTTTGCATTGAATGAAGATATTTCTTACAGGATACATGGGCAGCGGAAAATCAACCGTTGGAAAACGGCTTGCTGAAAAACTCAATCTTGATTTCATTGACTTTGACAGGCATATTGAGCAGGAAAAGGGAAAAACCATTGCAGAAATTTTTGATGCTGAAGGAGAAGAAAAGTTCCGCCTGCTGGAGCGCGAACACCTGATAAAGCTTCTTGCAAAAGACAATGCCGTGATTTCTCTTGGCGGAGGAAGTCCCTGCTTTCACAACAATATGGAGATCATCAACAAAAACGGAACTTCCGTTTATATTGAAATGGATGCGGAAGCGCTCGTGAAGCGTTTGGCTGATTCAAGAAACAAACGCCCGCTTATCCGCGGAATGAACGAAGTGGATTTAAAATTTTTCATTGAAACGAATCTGAAAAAGCGCCAGTCAATATACAGGCAAGCTCACCACACAATAAAAGTTGATAAGCAAAATAGTGATGATTTGGCTGCGCAAATCATAAAACTTATTTCATGAAAGAGATTTTCATTACATCTGACTTCTTTCTTACTTACTTGCCCATGCAACCTTCTTCTCTTCTTTTACGTCTGCATTATCAGCCATCTCTTTGAAACAAAGCAATTAACAATAGCATACTGACAACTAATCTTTGAGCTGATTTTCGTTATCTAAAACATACTGCTATCTTTGTTTCGCTTAATCTTAGTGTATTGACTCCTCATTACGCAAATAACTTATCGTCTGATTTTCTACTCAAAAAACTGGGGAGTTATTTTTTTTTACTTCTTACTTCTTACTTCTTACTTCTTACTTCTGCTTCGGCTCAAAACGCCAACTTTTCCGCTTCGCCTGTTACCGGCTGCGCCCCGTTGCAGGTGTACTTCACTGACCTTTCTACCGGTAATCCAACAGCATGGAACTGGAATTTCGGCAATAGCGTTACTTCTACTTTTCAAAATCCTACCGCCTTTTATTTTAATCCCGGAGTTTATACCGTAACACTGACTGTTACCGGAGCCAATACCGACACAGAAATTAAAACCAATTACATTGTTGTTTACGACAAGCCGCAAGCCAATTTCACGATGAGTACTGATACCGCTTGCGTAGGTCAAGTAGTAACGTTCACTGATGCAAGTGTGATTGCAACCAATCCCAATGGCGCTCCCATCGGAAGCTGGATATGGGATTTTGGCGATGGCAATACACAGGCAGCAACTTCTTCTCCTGTAACCCATGCTTATTCTCTTCCCGGAAACTATCAGGTGAATGTAATTGTTACCGATGTGAACGGATGCGGTGGCGGCTCTATGGTTCATAACATTGTGATTGTGCCATCTCCTACTCCCGCGTTCACTGCCGATACTTTATTTGCCTGCACTCCTCCGCTCACCGTTACATTCACAAACAATTCTATTTCCAGCGGGCAAACTACTTACACATGGAATTTTGGTGACGGAAATACATCAACAGTGCCAAACCTAAATCCTACAGTACACACTTACACCACCTCAGGGTCATTTAACGTAACGCTCATCATCAATCAGAGCGGGTGCATTGATTCTCTGCTGATACCAAGCTATATTATCATTCAAAACATTACGGCAAGTTTTGTGGCAACGCCTACTGTGGTTTGTTCCGGACAATCCATATCATTCAACAATACATCTGCTCCTGCTGCAACAAGTGCAAGCTGGACTTTTGGCGATGGAAACTCTTCCACAACCATCAGCCCCGCCAACACCTACAACACAGCCGGAACTTATACGGTCACTCTTATTGCTGGCGAGAATGGATGCTTTGACACTACCACCGGAACTGTTCTCGTTAATCAAACACCTGTTGCAAGTTTCACTGCCGACACCATGGTTGCCTGCAATGTTCCGTTCACTGTAACTTTTACCAGTACAGGATCGGGAGGAACAAATTATTCGTGGAACTTCGGAGACGGTGGAACTTCTGCTCTGCAAAATCCTGTTCACACCTATACGGCTTCGGGAGTTTATTCCGTTACGCTCACCGTTACAAACTCAAGCGGTCCTTGTGTAACTACCATCGTGATGCCGAACTATATTACTATTTCTCCCCCAATAGCATCCTTCGTTCACGCGCCCGACAGCGGATGCGTTCCGCTCACAGTAAATTTTCTGAGCACGAGTACAAGTTTAATTGATCCGATTGCCACTTACAGCTGGAGTTTTGGCGATGGAAGTAATTCCACTACCGCTGCTACGGGGATTTCTCATACATACACTGCCACCGGTATTTACACTGTAACGCTCATCATTCAAACCGCAAACGGATGCTCTGATACCATTGTTTGTCCAGGTTGCATACATGTAGGAACTCCTCCCTTTGCCAATTTTGGAATTGTAGAGGACACCGTTTGCTACGGATTGCCGGTAAATTTTCTTGATTCATCCACCGGAAATGTAACCGGCTGGTACTGGAGTTTTGGCGATGGGGGCTCAAGCACTCAGCAAAATCCGACCTACACATATGGCGATACCGGAACCTATCAGGTTTATCTCATCGCTTACAACAACGGATGCGCGGACACTTCGGTTATTAAAAACGTAGTGATACTTCCGCCCAAAGCAGTTTTCACTTATTCGCTTAGCTGCACCAATTATTATATTGTTCAGTTTTCCGATGCATCAGAAGGAGCTGATTCATTGTTCTGGGATTTCGGTGACGGCTCGCAGGATTCATCCAACATTCTCAATCCTGTTCATACGTATCCTGTTCGAGGTCCGTTCACGGTTACGCTCACCGCGTATAATTATTCCACTGGCTGTTTCAATTCAGCTTCTGCCTCATTCACCATTGCGGAACCGATAGCGAGTTACACGGTAAATCCGGATGGATGCTATCCGTTCACCGCCAACTTCACCAGCACATCGCAGGATGCAAATACCTATTGGTGGAACTTTGGCGACCCTTCAACAATTCTTGACACTTCGCTCATTTCAAATCCTTCTTACACGTATAACAATCCTGCCGCCTACACCGTCACCTTCATCATCACCGATGTGAACGGATGCAAAGACACGCTGCAGGATACCGTGAAATCACTGGGACCCCTGCCCTACTTTTTTGCCGACACGCTCACAGGTTGCCGCCCGCTTCCGGTCACTTTCATTGATACTTCTATTTCTGATTCCGTGCTCGTGCAATGGATATGGGATTTCGGTGACGGCACAATTGATACTACAAACAATGATTCCATCATTCACATTTATACTACTCCGGGCAATTATGCTGTAACCATGACAGTAAAAGACACAAACGGGTGCATGAAAATAATCACCATCAACAATTACATTCAGCCCACTTTCCCCTATCCTGCTTTCACAGTGGATACCTTTGCCTGCAAAGGCGATTTGCTCACCTATACTTATACAGGAACCGCTGTGGTACCCAATACTTATCTATGGGATTTTGGTGATGCCAATACTTCCACATTACAAAATCCCACGCACGCTTATACGAATGATGGCTTATACATTGTCTCGCTCACCGTAACTGACATTAACGGATGCGACAGCACTCTCACCGATACGGTTCGCATTCTCAAACCCACTGCCAACTTCAGCTGGGCGATTGATACCATGTTATGCAATAATCTGGTAATTGATTTCACAGATTTATCCACCGGGTTTGTAAATGCATGGTCATGGAATTTCGGCAACGGAGGAACATCCACCGGGCAGAATCCTTCTGCCATTTATTCTTCGGGAGGAATTTACAGCGTTACGCTGATCGTCACCAATGCAGGTGGCTGCATAGACACCATTGTGATGGACAGTATTATCAATGTGCCGTTTCCTACCGGAAGTTTTTCTCTTACACCTACATCAGGATGCAATCCGCTCACCGTATGTTTTAACTCCATCAGCATTAACACCATTAATTATTTCTGGGATTTTGGAGATGGGGGAACAGCCAGCATTCAGAATCCCTGCCACTTATATACGAATGCAGGACAATGGATTCCGCATCTTATACTTGAAGATACTTTGGCAGACGGCTCACCATGTCAAACGGTTGTGTACCCACCCGATACTGTATTAGTAACAAACATCATTAACGTTTCTCTCAGCGGTCCTTCTGTTATTACCGTTCCTGCCGACAGCATCATTGCTGTTACTGCCACCTACAGCGGAGGTGTTCCTCCTTATACATATTACTGGACACCGGCAACAGGATTAAACTGCGACACCTGCACCAGCGTTTTGATCATCGGAACCGGAGACACAATTGTGTACACTTTTATCATTTATGATTCATCGGGCTGCATTGGTAAGGATTCCATTTTTATTTTATCCGAGCCCTGCTTGCAGGAAAAATTAATTCCGAACGTGTTCACTCCTAATGGCGATGGATATAACGATATCTTTTACATTCCGGGAGTTTGTCCGGGCGATAAATATTCCCTTCAGATTTATGACCGGTGGGGCGTGCTCCTGTTCACAACCACCCTGCGCAACAACGGATGGGATGGCAGAACCAACGCGGGCATTCAGGCGAAAGACGGCACTTATTATTATGTGGTGAGCATGCATGTTAAACAGCCAACTGAAGAAGACAGAATTTACAAGGGATTTGTGGAGTTGATAAGGTAATTTTTTTGAATGTACCCTTTTTGAGATAAAGTGTGTCTTTGCATTAATTGGAATTACTGACTTCCTCGCGCATTAATAATTTAATTTTGTCTTGTCTTTTTGAAACCTTTCCAAACTTTCTCACGTTAGAAGCAACAATATCTTTCACCCATGAATCCGCTCCCAATCATCTGCCTTTCTTCCGCTCATTTATTTCTTTTGCATTCAACCACTAATCCATTATAAACAACTATCATGAAAAAATTAATTACACAAGTATCGGTTCTTCTGACGATTGGCTGCGCTTTTACATTTAATGCAAAGGCACAGCACAGCGATACATTATATCCGGCTGCCGATGCATATGCGGTAACATTCGGAGGAGGGCAAGGCAAGAACTCGTTTATGAAATTTGATATTTCATCCCTGCCTGCCAATAGCGTAGTAGGAAATGTTACGCTGCAGGTGAATGTTACCCAGGTAGGCATAAGCTGGGATGGCGATGTTAAGTTCATGAATGTAAATAATCAGGCATGGACAGAAAGTGATTTGCAAGCAACGCTGATGGGATTTACCCGCACGGATACCGTTCTGCAGTTGCTGGGTTTCGGAATGGCACCGGGGCTTGCTTCCTCAGCAGATATAAAGCAAATTCTTTTAAAGGATTATAATCTTTCCAACAATTTCTGCACGGTGATGCTGAAAGATTTCGATGACCCGACCTGCTGCACCGGAGGCGGAAATGCCGTGAACTCGCCCGATAGTTTAATGACCGGAAATATTTTTAATGATTACATCGTTTACACTCCGCGCGAAACACCGGCTTCAAAACCAAGGTTAGTGGTAACCTATACGGTTGCACCCACTATTACCACACAGCCGGTTAACGCAACAGCATGTGTTGGAACCTCTGCCACTTTCAGCGTTACCGCTTCAGGCGATGCGCCACTTTCTTACCAATGGCAAAAAAACGGTGTTGATATTGGCGGTGCTACTTCTGATATTTATTCTATTGGTTCTGTTGTAGTAACTGATGCCGGAAATTACAGATGCTACGTTACCAATGCAGTTGGTTCAGATACCAGCAATGCGGCTTCTTTAACTGTAAATACAAACCCTGTTGTTACTCTGAGCGGCAACCCTGACATTTGCACAGGAGGAAGCACTATCCTCACTGGCTCTTCTGGCGGAACACGTCAATGGTACAAGAACGGGCAAATTATTGTTGGAGAAGTCAACACTACTTATACAGCCACCACGGCAGGAATATACAATATGATAAAGACCAATGTCACTGGCTGCAGCGATTCCGCTTCAACAGGGATTACTGTTATTGTACATCCACTTCCGGTAGTTAACTTAGGCGCGGATGTAACTCAATGTGGCGGCACTGTTATTCTCAATGCAGGAAATCCGGGTTCCACTTATGCATGGACTCCTGCAGCTACAACACAAACGATTAGTGTTTCTTCTATAGGAAATTATTCTGTAATCGTTACGGATGCAAACGGATGTACGGGTTCTGATGCAGCTACCGTAACCATTAATCCTCTTCCTTCCATAACGCTTGACAGCACATTTGATGTAAACTGCAACGGAGGAGCGGATGGAGAAATTTATACTACCTCTTCTGGCGGAACTGCGCCTTACACGTATTTGTGGATGCCCGGTGCCGGATTGACCGGAGATTATATTGGAGTAAGTGCGGGAGCCTACACGCTCACCACTACCGATGCCAATGGATGCACCAAAACAAAGAATGCAACTGTTAATGAACCTACTGCTATTTCTGTTACGGTTGACAGCGTTTTTGATGCAACAAGTTGTAATTCTTCTAACGGAAAAATTTATACCACTTTATCAGGAGGAACAAGCGCCTTCACCTATGTGTGGGCGCCTTCAGGAGGAACAACGGGTGATGCCACCGGACTTGCCATCGGAACCTATACCCTCAATGTGATTGATGCCAACGGATGCGCCTCTTCTGCAACGTCAGCAATAATCAATGCAGGGCTCATTACGCTCGCTTTTGATTCCTCGTTCAACGTAACCTGCAACGGAGGCAGCGATGGAGAAATTTATACCACCGCAACAGGCGGTGCAGGCGCACTCACTTACAACTGGAATCCCGGAAACGGAAATGCAGATGACACTACGGGCATTCCTGCAGGAACTTATACGCTCCTTGTCACCGATGCAAGCGGATGCACTCAGTCAGTAACCGCCTCTTTAACCCAGCCGGCAGTTCTTTCATCCTCCGTAACCGGAACATTTCCTTCCTGCGCGGGAGATAACAACGCCACTGCCAACCTCACCGTTAATGGCGGCAGCGGAAATTTTTCTTACCTCTGGTCGAATGGAGCCACCACGCAGGATCTTACAGGGATTGTTGCCGGTCAATACATTGTTACGGTAGTGGATTTATCCTGTGCAGATACGGTGAAAGATACCATCCTGATTATTGACCCGGACCCGCTGGCAGCTTTCGGAAGCATTACAAATGTTTCCTGCAATGGAGGAAGCAATGGCTCAGTTAATCTTACTGCCATTGGCGGAAGCACGCAATATGTTTATTTATGGTCGCCTGGCGGAGCCACCACGCAGGATGTTTCCGGCTTAACAAGCGGAACGTATACGGTGCAGGTAATTGATACCGTTTGTATTGATACGGTAATTAAATTTTTTACCATTACCCAGCCAACTGCTCTCGCTGCCACCTTCAGCATCAACGCTCCTATATGCGGCAACAGTAACGGAACAGCACAAGTAAACCCAACGGGTGGAACTCCGCCATTAACTTATTTATGGAACACCGGCTCAACACAGTCGTTTGTTTTCGGACTGACAGGGCTGCCCACCAATACACTTATTGTAACCATCACTGATTCTAAAGGATGCACGTTCACAGATACTACCTATGTGAGTTGTATATCCGCTGTCAATGAAGCATTTCTTGAAATAACCGATGTTGCGGTCTACCCGAATCCGAGCAATGGCGATTTCAGCATCACCCTGAATGCCCCAGCAAAAGGAAATTATGTGATTGAAATAAATAATGAACTCGGGCAAAAAGTGTATGCGTATGAACTGAAAAACTTCTCAGGAAACTTCACAAAGAAATTTTCTGCCGCAGATTTCAGCAGCGGAATCTATATGCTCAGCATCAAAAATGAGAATAACAGGATTATAAGAAAGGTGATGGTGCAGT
The Bacteroidota bacterium genome window above contains:
- a CDS encoding helix-turn-helix domain-containing protein; protein product: MNVITIESEVFKRLMQKLDAIQDRLIEVEHQSFSDKWVSNTEFVGMLKISKRTAQNYRDKGLIRFSQIGKQVYYRMSDVCCKLPLN
- a CDS encoding shikimate kinase, encoding MKIFLTGYMGSGKSTVGKRLAEKLNLDFIDFDRHIEQEKGKTIAEIFDAEGEEKFRLLEREHLIKLLAKDNAVISLGGGSPCFHNNMEIINKNGTSVYIEMDAEALVKRLADSRNKRPLIRGMNEVDLKFFIETNLKKRQSIYRQAHHTIKVDKQNSDDLAAQIIKLIS
- a CDS encoding PKD domain-containing protein, producing MTPHYANNLSSDFLLKKLGSYFFLLLTSYFLLLTSASAQNANFSASPVTGCAPLQVYFTDLSTGNPTAWNWNFGNSVTSTFQNPTAFYFNPGVYTVTLTVTGANTDTEIKTNYIVVYDKPQANFTMSTDTACVGQVVTFTDASVIATNPNGAPIGSWIWDFGDGNTQAATSSPVTHAYSLPGNYQVNVIVTDVNGCGGGSMVHNIVIVPSPTPAFTADTLFACTPPLTVTFTNNSISSGQTTYTWNFGDGNTSTVPNLNPTVHTYTTSGSFNVTLIINQSGCIDSLLIPSYIIIQNITASFVATPTVVCSGQSISFNNTSAPAATSASWTFGDGNSSTTISPANTYNTAGTYTVTLIAGENGCFDTTTGTVLVNQTPVASFTADTMVACNVPFTVTFTSTGSGGTNYSWNFGDGGTSALQNPVHTYTASGVYSVTLTVTNSSGPCVTTIVMPNYITISPPIASFVHAPDSGCVPLTVNFLSTSTSLIDPIATYSWSFGDGSNSTTAATGISHTYTATGIYTVTLIIQTANGCSDTIVCPGCIHVGTPPFANFGIVEDTVCYGLPVNFLDSSTGNVTGWYWSFGDGGSSTQQNPTYTYGDTGTYQVYLIAYNNGCADTSVIKNVVILPPKAVFTYSLSCTNYYIVQFSDASEGADSLFWDFGDGSQDSSNILNPVHTYPVRGPFTVTLTAYNYSTGCFNSASASFTIAEPIASYTVNPDGCYPFTANFTSTSQDANTYWWNFGDPSTILDTSLISNPSYTYNNPAAYTVTFIITDVNGCKDTLQDTVKSLGPLPYFFADTLTGCRPLPVTFIDTSISDSVLVQWIWDFGDGTIDTTNNDSIIHIYTTPGNYAVTMTVKDTNGCMKIITINNYIQPTFPYPAFTVDTFACKGDLLTYTYTGTAVVPNTYLWDFGDANTSTLQNPTHAYTNDGLYIVSLTVTDINGCDSTLTDTVRILKPTANFSWAIDTMLCNNLVIDFTDLSTGFVNAWSWNFGNGGTSTGQNPSAIYSSGGIYSVTLIVTNAGGCIDTIVMDSIINVPFPTGSFSLTPTSGCNPLTVCFNSISINTINYFWDFGDGGTASIQNPCHLYTNAGQWIPHLILEDTLADGSPCQTVVYPPDTVLVTNIINVSLSGPSVITVPADSIIAVTATYSGGVPPYTYYWTPATGLNCDTCTSVLIIGTGDTIVYTFIIYDSSGCIGKDSIFILSEPCLQEKLIPNVFTPNGDGYNDIFYIPGVCPGDKYSLQIYDRWGVLLFTTTLRNNGWDGRTNAGIQAKDGTYYYVVSMHVKQPTEEDRIYKGFVELIR
- a CDS encoding T9SS type A sorting domain-containing protein, translated to MKKLITQVSVLLTIGCAFTFNAKAQHSDTLYPAADAYAVTFGGGQGKNSFMKFDISSLPANSVVGNVTLQVNVTQVGISWDGDVKFMNVNNQAWTESDLQATLMGFTRTDTVLQLLGFGMAPGLASSADIKQILLKDYNLSNNFCTVMLKDFDDPTCCTGGGNAVNSPDSLMTGNIFNDYIVYTPRETPASKPRLVVTYTVAPTITTQPVNATACVGTSATFSVTASGDAPLSYQWQKNGVDIGGATSDIYSIGSVVVTDAGNYRCYVTNAVGSDTSNAASLTVNTNPVVTLSGNPDICTGGSTILTGSSGGTRQWYKNGQIIVGEVNTTYTATTAGIYNMIKTNVTGCSDSASTGITVIVHPLPVVNLGADVTQCGGTVILNAGNPGSTYAWTPAATTQTISVSSIGNYSVIVTDANGCTGSDAATVTINPLPSITLDSTFDVNCNGGADGEIYTTSSGGTAPYTYLWMPGAGLTGDYIGVSAGAYTLTTTDANGCTKTKNATVNEPTAISVTVDSVFDATSCNSSNGKIYTTLSGGTSAFTYVWAPSGGTTGDATGLAIGTYTLNVIDANGCASSATSAIINAGLITLAFDSSFNVTCNGGSDGEIYTTATGGAGALTYNWNPGNGNADDTTGIPAGTYTLLVTDASGCTQSVTASLTQPAVLSSSVTGTFPSCAGDNNATANLTVNGGSGNFSYLWSNGATTQDLTGIVAGQYIVTVVDLSCADTVKDTILIIDPDPLAAFGSITNVSCNGGSNGSVNLTAIGGSTQYVYLWSPGGATTQDVSGLTSGTYTVQVIDTVCIDTVIKFFTITQPTALAATFSINAPICGNSNGTAQVNPTGGTPPLTYLWNTGSTQSFVFGLTGLPTNTLIVTITDSKGCTFTDTTYVSCISAVNEAFLEITDVAVYPNPSNGDFSITLNAPAKGNYVIEINNELGQKVYAYELKNFSGNFTKKFSAADFSSGIYMLSIKNENNRIIRKVMVQ